Below is a genomic region from Borreliella mayonii.
GATTTATCACTTGTTGATGGAGTTGAAGAACAAAAACAAAGATTTTTGATATTTTTAAAAACCTTAAGGGGTAGTTTAAGCTATGCTCCTCATTGGGGATTGGACTATTTCTTACTTTTAAAACTGTTAAAAATTAACAATCTTCACGCTGTAAAAAATTATTTTCACGAAATATCTAAAGAGCTTAACTTAGATTTAATAAATATTTCAACTACTATACAAGACAACAAAGCACATATATCCTTTTTTTTCTCAGGCGATGTTTTGAATATGGAGTTTAATTTATGAGCATAGTTTTTGATTCTGATTTTGGCATTTTAAAACGTACAATTAAGGATATTGTAAGAGCAAAAAGAGAATATTTGAGAGCAAATTATGGCATTAATATTGATGATAATCAAAGCTCAATTTATAACATTATTGCGTCTTCTTTAGCATTAATTGAAGAAGAAATAATTAATGAGCTTAATCTCTTTTTTTCTAAAATGAAACCAGGTGGCACTTATTGGGCTGCTATTGAAGAACACATTTCTTCTAAAAGCACAACTTACAGTGCGGTTCGCACGGCTTTACTTAATCTTTATGGGGTTGAGTACACTAATATTAAAAGTGCCGCTGGTAAAGCCAACATATATCTAATTCTAAAGGAAACTTTATTAGACACTAGTAAATCTAATATTAATAGTCCTGAATTTAAAGCAAAACTTTGGGAAACATTATATCTAACAACTCCTAGTGGTACTTTACTTGAGGGAGACATAGAAATTGACGGGCTCAATTCAACTGGACAACGTAAATCCTATAAAATATCACTAGGAAAAAGAAAATATGTTTACATGAAAGTAAAGTATAAACTTGACCTTAAAAACTATCTCTACTTAAACATAGACTCTCAAATTAGGGACATTTATTCTAGGATTATTTCAAATAACTATTCTGATATGGGAATTAGCTTTGAATATCAAGACTTTTTTGCTCCAGTTAATGAAGTTAAAGGAATTAAGTTTATAGAAATAAGCACTTGTATTAAAGATACAGACACTGAGAGTATTACAAAAATTGGTGATAGCGATTTTAAAAAAAATCAAGATATTGCCATTAATGATGACACAATGCTACTTTTCAATACTACAGATAGATTACTTATTGATATGGATAGTTAACAAATATGAAAATACCCAATCTTTTCAAAAACACCGAAATTCATAAATTTATACGTACAGAAACAGAATATGCACAAGCATTGCTTAATGAACTTAAGTCCCTTAATTCCAACTTCATATCCATTAATGTAATAGAAAATATAAAATCAAGATATATTGCAATATGGATATCTCAAGTTTTATCTATCTTTTATGCAAAAACTCAAACTTTACAAAGTATTACAAGCAATATTAATAGTGTTATTTTTGCTTTACGTCATATTGGCACTGATGAGTCATTTAGACTGATTTTCAAGACCTTTTTAAATGTGGACATTGAAGTTACTACTCCTGAAGCTGGGATTATTGATATCTCTTTAAAAGGGGGAATAAAAACAAACTTTACTACATTTATTTCGCCTAGCACTGAGAAAGGAAAACGACTAAAAAAGATAATTCTTAGAGAAAAGAAGCCGGGATACGCTGCATCTAAAAAAGCTTTAGTATTTAACTCACTTCCTAAAGGCTATGATCATTCAATTTATGCTTTTATAAAGAGAATTATTCCTATTG
It encodes:
- a CDS encoding DUF2634 domain-containing protein, translated to MDLRLGNNLELVFNNDLSLVDGVEEQKQRFLIFLKTLRGSLSYAPHWGLDYFLLLKLLKINNLHAVKNYFHEISKELNLDLINISTTIQDNKAHISFFFSGDVLNMEFNL
- a CDS encoding DUF276 domain-containing protein; the protein is MSIVFDSDFGILKRTIKDIVRAKREYLRANYGINIDDNQSSIYNIIASSLALIEEEIINELNLFFSKMKPGGTYWAAIEEHISSKSTTYSAVRTALLNLYGVEYTNIKSAAGKANIYLILKETLLDTSKSNINSPEFKAKLWETLYLTTPSGTLLEGDIEIDGLNSTGQRKSYKISLGKRKYVYMKVKYKLDLKNYLYLNIDSQIRDIYSRIISNNYSDMGISFEYQDFFAPVNEVKGIKFIEISTCIKDTDTESITKIGDSDFKKNQDIAINDDTMLLFNTTDRLLIDMDS
- a CDS encoding DUF735 family protein codes for the protein MKIPNLFKNTEIHKFIRTETEYAQALLNELKSLNSNFISINVIENIKSRYIAIWISQVLSIFYAKTQTLQSITSNINSVIFALRHIGTDESFRLIFKTFLNVDIEVTTPEAGIIDISLKGGIKTNFTTFISPSTEKGKRLKKIILREKKPGYAASKKALVFNSLPKGYDHSIYAFIKRIIPIGRILKINNTDGNNIITFNN